In Deltaproteobacteria bacterium CG2_30_66_27, one DNA window encodes the following:
- a CDS encoding glycolate oxidase subunit GlcD encodes MYPEALTALGILFGDRLRTSLETRICYSFDATGKQFLPDAVVYPVNAEEVRQTVLLANLHRFPVVPRGAGSGFSGGSLPVRGGVVLSTERMDRIVSIDTENLYAVVEPGVVTETLKLEAEKRGLFYPPDPASLKFSTVGGNIAECSGGMSAVKYGVTRDYVLGLEAVLGTGELLRTGVATAKGVVGYDLTRMLVGSEGTLGIVTRATLRLLPHPEAAVTLLALFPSNRDASDAVNAVVAARVTPSAMEIMDRTAIDCVQALAPMPLPEGTGSALLLEADGSQSAAARDADRLEEACRAHGALEIRRASDARGRDDLWKLRRSISPALRKVAPVKLNEDIVVPRSRLADMFAFLSDLSGRRKVRIVNFGHAGDGNIHVNIMISGTDADETRRAEEAVGEVFRKTVEMGGTISGEHGVGISKAPFLEMEVGPLGVAVMKRLKACFDPNGILNPGKIFLDESAVRG; translated from the coding sequence ATGTACCCTGAGGCCCTTACCGCGCTGGGGATCCTGTTCGGCGACCGCCTGCGGACCTCCCTCGAGACGCGCATCTGCTACTCGTTCGACGCCACCGGGAAGCAGTTTCTCCCCGACGCCGTCGTCTATCCCGTAAACGCGGAAGAGGTCCGGCAGACCGTCCTCCTCGCCAATCTCCACCGGTTTCCCGTCGTCCCGCGGGGGGCAGGCTCCGGCTTCTCCGGCGGTTCGCTGCCGGTCCGGGGCGGGGTCGTCCTTTCCACGGAACGGATGGACCGGATCGTTTCGATCGATACGGAGAACCTGTACGCCGTCGTCGAGCCTGGGGTTGTGACGGAGACGCTCAAACTGGAGGCGGAGAAGCGTGGGTTGTTCTACCCGCCGGACCCGGCGTCCCTCAAGTTCAGCACCGTCGGCGGGAACATCGCCGAGTGCTCGGGCGGGATGTCCGCCGTCAAGTACGGCGTGACCCGCGACTATGTCCTCGGCCTCGAGGCGGTGCTGGGGACGGGGGAGCTCCTCCGCACCGGCGTCGCGACGGCAAAAGGGGTCGTGGGGTACGACCTCACGCGGATGCTCGTGGGCTCCGAGGGGACGCTCGGCATCGTGACGAGGGCGACGCTTCGGCTCCTCCCGCACCCCGAGGCGGCGGTTACCCTGCTGGCGCTCTTCCCCTCGAACCGGGACGCCTCCGACGCAGTGAACGCCGTTGTTGCCGCGCGGGTCACCCCTTCCGCGATGGAGATCATGGACCGCACCGCGATCGACTGCGTCCAGGCCCTGGCCCCGATGCCGCTCCCGGAAGGCACGGGGAGCGCCCTCCTGCTCGAGGCGGATGGGTCGCAAAGCGCTGCGGCGCGGGATGCGGATCGGCTGGAGGAGGCGTGCCGGGCACACGGCGCCCTCGAAATCCGACGGGCCTCCGACGCGCGGGGGAGGGACGATCTCTGGAAGCTGCGCCGCTCGATCTCGCCGGCGCTGCGAAAGGTCGCTCCGGTGAAGCTCAACGAGGACATCGTCGTCCCGCGGAGCCGCCTCGCGGACATGTTCGCCTTCCTCTCCGATCTCTCCGGACGCAGGAAGGTGCGGATCGTCAACTTCGGCCACGCGGGGGACGGCAACATCCACGTGAACATCATGATCTCGGGCACGGACGCGGACGAGACGCGGCGCGCGGAGGAGGCGGTCGGGGAGGTTTTCCGCAAGACCGTCGAGATGGGGGGGACGATCTCGGGCGAGCACGGGGTGGGGATCTCCAAGGCGCCGTTCCTCGAGATGGAGGTCGGCCCGCTCGGCGTCGCGGTGATGAAACGGCTCAAGGCGTGCTTCGACCCGAACGGGATCCTCAACCCCGGCAAGATCTTCCTCGACGAGTCCGCGGTGCGGGGGTGA
- a CDS encoding twitching motility protein PilT, which produces MKLLVDTNVVLDLLLDRLPFSDDAALLFERVESGAVTAVLCGTTITTIYYIAAKTIGGRKARITIDKLMSLCEIAPVGRAVLEDALSSDSQDFEDAVIAAAARSNGVEAIVSRDASGFRKSGIPVYDAGQVLGLLEE; this is translated from the coding sequence TTGAAACTTCTGGTGGATACCAACGTGGTGCTCGACCTGTTGCTTGACCGGCTACCGTTTTCCGATGACGCGGCCCTCCTGTTCGAGCGAGTGGAAAGCGGGGCGGTCACGGCCGTTCTTTGCGGAACGACCATCACCACCATCTATTACATCGCGGCGAAAACAATCGGGGGGCGCAAGGCCAGGATAACCATCGACAAGCTGATGTCACTTTGCGAGATCGCCCCCGTTGGCCGTGCAGTGCTGGAAGATGCGCTATCATCCGATTCACAGGACTTCGAGGACGCCGTGATCGCCGCCGCAGCCCGCAGCAACGGAGTCGAAGCGATCGTTTCGAGGGATGCGTCGGGTTTCAGAAAAAGCGGCATTCCCGTTTACGATGCCGGTCAAGTGCTGGGTTTGCTCGAGGAATGA
- a CDS encoding methylmalonyl-CoA carboxyltransferase, giving the protein MSLEEKFEELRRRNAVAMEGGGRKRIETQHAQGKLTARERVELLLDPNTFVELDRFVQHRCADFEMEKFLGDGVITGYGKVNGRLVYVFAQDFTVYGGSLSEAYAEKVCKIMDHAVRNGAPVVGLNDSGGARIQEGVQSLAGYADIFLRNTLTSGVVPQISAIMGPCAGGAVYSPAITDFILMVKNTSYMFVTGPDVIKTVTHEEVTKENLGGAMAHNERSGVAHFAAEDEKECIYLIRELLSFMPQNNMEDPPCVTPKDSPDRTDESLNQVVPDIPTKPYDIRDVIRKVADDGDFFEIQEHYARNIVIGFARMNGRSIGVVANQPAILAGCLDINSSIKGARFVRFCDAFNIPLLTFVDVPGFLPGTTQEYGGIIKHGAKLLYAFAEATVPKVTVITRKAYGGAYDVMASKHIRADVNFAFPTAEIAVMGPDGAVNIIFRKELVKSDNPEATKAELVADYRERFASPYKAAELGYIDEVIMPSETRPKVIKAFEMLKNKRDTNPPRKHGNIPL; this is encoded by the coding sequence ATGTCGCTCGAGGAAAAGTTCGAGGAGTTGCGCAGGAGAAACGCCGTCGCGATGGAAGGGGGCGGCAGGAAGCGGATCGAGACCCAGCACGCGCAAGGGAAGCTGACGGCGCGGGAACGGGTCGAGCTTCTCCTGGACCCGAACACCTTCGTCGAGCTGGACCGCTTCGTCCAGCACCGCTGCGCCGACTTCGAGATGGAAAAGTTCCTCGGGGACGGCGTGATCACCGGGTACGGGAAGGTGAACGGACGGCTCGTCTACGTCTTCGCCCAGGACTTCACCGTGTACGGCGGCTCCCTCTCCGAGGCGTACGCGGAGAAGGTCTGCAAGATCATGGACCACGCGGTCCGCAACGGGGCCCCGGTCGTCGGCCTGAACGACTCCGGCGGCGCGCGCATCCAGGAGGGGGTCCAGAGCCTCGCAGGATACGCCGACATCTTCCTGCGGAACACCCTCACCTCGGGGGTCGTCCCGCAGATCTCCGCGATCATGGGGCCGTGCGCGGGCGGCGCCGTTTACTCCCCGGCGATCACCGACTTCATCCTGATGGTCAAGAACACCTCCTACATGTTCGTCACGGGCCCCGACGTCATCAAGACGGTCACCCACGAGGAGGTCACCAAGGAGAATCTCGGCGGGGCGATGGCCCACAACGAGCGCAGCGGCGTGGCCCACTTCGCGGCCGAGGACGAGAAGGAGTGCATCTACCTCATCCGGGAGCTGCTCTCCTTCATGCCGCAGAACAATATGGAAGATCCCCCGTGCGTGACCCCGAAAGACTCCCCGGACCGCACGGACGAGAGCCTGAACCAGGTGGTCCCCGACATTCCGACGAAGCCGTACGACATCCGGGACGTGATCAGGAAGGTCGCGGACGACGGGGACTTCTTCGAGATCCAGGAACACTACGCGAGAAACATCGTCATCGGGTTCGCGCGGATGAACGGGCGGTCCATCGGCGTCGTGGCGAACCAGCCCGCGATCCTGGCCGGCTGCCTCGACATCAACTCCTCGATCAAGGGGGCGCGCTTCGTCCGCTTCTGCGACGCCTTCAACATCCCGCTGCTCACCTTCGTCGACGTCCCCGGGTTCCTTCCGGGCACGACCCAGGAGTACGGCGGGATCATCAAGCACGGGGCGAAGCTCCTGTACGCCTTCGCGGAAGCGACCGTCCCCAAGGTGACCGTCATCACCCGCAAGGCGTACGGCGGGGCGTACGACGTCATGGCCTCCAAGCACATCCGGGCGGACGTCAACTTCGCCTTCCCGACCGCCGAGATCGCCGTGATGGGGCCCGACGGGGCGGTGAACATCATCTTCCGGAAGGAGCTCGTCAAATCCGACAACCCGGAGGCGACCAAGGCCGAACTGGTGGCCGACTACCGGGAGCGCTTCGCCTCGCCGTACAAGGCGGCCGAGCTCGGCTACATCGACGAGGTCATCATGCCCTCGGAAACCAGGCCGAAAGTCATCAAGGCGTTCGAGATGCTGAAGAACAAGCGCGACACGAACCCGCCGCGCAAGCACGGCAACATCCCCCTGTAG
- a CDS encoding type I restriction endonuclease subunit M, which yields MFEQTFKNIDDVLWKEAGCTTELDYTEQTSWLLFLKYLDGLEQDLADEAALEGKKYSYILDKPYRWETWASPKGKDGKLDHNTAMTGDDLRDFVNQKLFPYLHKCKVKASGPNTIEYKIGEIFGEIKNKINSGYNLREIIDHIDELRFRSQTEKHELSHLYEAKIRNMGNAGRNGGEYYTPRPLIRAIVQVVQPRLGERIYDGAVGSAGFLCEAYEYLKQTHPKRTTAQDRILQERTFYGKEKKSLAYVIAIMNMILHGIEAPNILHTNTLTENLADIQEKDRYDVVLANPPFGGKERKEVQQNFPIRTGETAFLFLQHFIKMVKAGGRVGVVIKNTFLSNTDNASTSLRKLLLESCNLHTVLDCPGGTFQGAGVKTVVLFFEKGAPTRKVWFYQLDPGRNLGKTNPLNDDDLAEFVQLHKTKADSPKSWSVDVTGIDTATYNLSVKNPNGGEEVTHRSPQKIMDEIAALDAESAEVLSSIKALL from the coding sequence ATGTTCGAGCAAACCTTCAAAAACATCGACGACGTCCTCTGGAAAGAGGCGGGATGCACTACCGAACTTGACTACACGGAGCAGACGTCTTGGCTGCTGTTCCTGAAATACCTCGATGGACTCGAGCAGGACCTCGCCGATGAGGCCGCGCTGGAGGGGAAGAAGTACAGCTACATCCTCGACAAACCGTACCGATGGGAAACCTGGGCCTCGCCCAAGGGGAAGGACGGCAAGCTCGACCACAACACCGCGATGACCGGCGATGACCTCCGCGACTTCGTCAATCAGAAGCTCTTCCCTTACCTCCACAAGTGCAAGGTGAAGGCCAGCGGACCGAACACCATCGAATACAAGATCGGCGAGATCTTCGGAGAGATCAAGAACAAGATCAACAGCGGCTACAACCTGCGTGAAATCATCGACCACATCGACGAACTGCGCTTTCGCTCGCAGACCGAGAAGCACGAGCTCTCGCACCTCTACGAGGCCAAGATCAGGAACATGGGCAACGCCGGGCGCAACGGCGGCGAGTATTACACCCCGCGCCCGCTTATTCGCGCCATCGTCCAGGTCGTGCAGCCCCGCCTCGGCGAACGCATCTACGACGGCGCGGTCGGCTCGGCGGGCTTCTTGTGCGAAGCGTACGAATACCTCAAGCAGACCCATCCCAAGCGCACCACTGCGCAGGACCGCATCCTTCAGGAGCGCACCTTCTACGGCAAGGAGAAGAAGTCCCTCGCCTACGTCATCGCGATCATGAACATGATCCTGCACGGCATCGAAGCGCCAAACATCCTGCACACCAACACGCTCACCGAAAACCTCGCCGACATTCAAGAGAAAGACCGCTACGACGTCGTGCTGGCCAATCCCCCCTTCGGCGGCAAGGAGCGCAAGGAGGTCCAGCAGAACTTCCCCATCCGAACGGGCGAGACCGCCTTCCTCTTCCTCCAGCACTTCATCAAGATGGTCAAGGCAGGTGGCCGCGTGGGCGTGGTCATCAAGAACACCTTCCTCTCCAACACCGACAACGCCTCGACGTCCCTGCGCAAACTGCTCCTGGAAAGCTGCAACCTGCACACCGTCCTCGACTGCCCCGGCGGCACCTTCCAGGGCGCGGGCGTGAAGACAGTGGTGCTGTTCTTCGAGAAGGGCGCCCCCACGCGCAAGGTCTGGTTCTACCAACTCGATCCCGGCCGGAATCTTGGCAAGACGAACCCGCTGAACGACGACGACCTCGCAGAATTCGTCCAACTTCATAAGACGAAGGCCGATTCGCCCAAATCTTGGAGCGTGGATGTTACAGGCATCGACACCGCCACCTACAACCTCTCGGTCAAGAACCCCAACGGAGGCGAGGAAGTCACCCACCGCAGCCCGCAGAAGATCATGGACGAGATAGCGGCGCTGGATGCTGAGAGCGCTGAGGTGTTGTCGAGTATCAAGGCGCTGCTATGA